Proteins co-encoded in one Nothobranchius furzeri strain GRZ-AD chromosome 4, NfurGRZ-RIMD1, whole genome shotgun sequence genomic window:
- the svip gene encoding small VCP/p97-interacting protein isoform X1, which produces MGMCLPCLGGAADDVVVTPDPETRRQQLAEAAEKRQKETAYRGVKNPEAVERKRKKQEESEKQEMTASVSGGGGLKWQVG; this is translated from the exons ATGGGAATGTGCTTACCGTGCCTTGGTGGAGCAGCGGATGACGTTGTTGTCACCCCAGATCCT GAGACAAGAAGACAGCAACTGGCGGAAGCAGCTGAGAAGAGACAAAAAGAG ACGGCGTACAGGGGAGTCAAAAATCCCGAAGCAGTTGAAAGGAAAAGGAAGAAACAAGAAGAAAGTGAGAAACAGGAGATGACCGCCTCTGTGTCTGGTGGTGGAGGATTAAAG TGGCAGGTTGGATGA
- the svip gene encoding small VCP/p97-interacting protein isoform X2 — MGMCLPCLGGAADDVVVTPDPETRRQQLAEAAEKRQKERSHWQTNTSRARVVSRRRTGESKIPKQLKGKGRNKKKVRNRR, encoded by the exons ATGGGAATGTGCTTACCGTGCCTTGGTGGAGCAGCGGATGACGTTGTTGTCACCCCAGATCCT GAGACAAGAAGACAGCAACTGGCGGAAGCAGCTGAGAAGAGACAAAAAGAG AGAAGCCACTGGCAAACCAATACGAGTCGTGCTAGAGTTGTGTCCAG ACGGCGTACAGGGGAGTCAAAAATCCCGAAGCAGTTGAAAGGAAAAGGAAGAAACAAGAAGAAAGTGAGAAACAGGAGATGA